Below is a window of Haloterrigena alkaliphila DNA.
CCGACTCGAGCGTCGATGCTGACGGATCGCCGGCGATTCTTCATCGCAGGTACGAAGGCGACCACCCTATTTACAATCGTTAATCGATACTGCGGGATACATATACGACGGTTTCGATATAACGGGATTGAGATTACTTCCCTAGCGATTTCTGACGGTGTTTTGAACAAACACGTTCATTAGGTGGTAGTGAACATGGCAGAACGTGGTAAAACGCGCCTGCAGATGACTTCAAATTAATCAACGAGTCGGTGGGAGTAGGGGCGGCGATCGCACTGCTGATCGGGACCGCGCTGGGGATGAGTATCTTCCTCGTGCCGACGCAGATGGCCGCCGAGGCCGGGCCGAGCATCGTGATCGCCATTCTGGTCGCGATAATTCCGATGTCGCTGGGCGTCTTGCAACTGTTACAACTCGGCGGGGCGATCCCCGTCGCCGGCGGGGCGTACGTCTACGGCTCTCGCCTCGTCGGTCCGTACTGGGGCTTTCTCAACATCATGCTGCCGGTCGTGGCCGTCTGGGCGTACCTGCTGTTCGCCGCGCTCGGCTTCGCCCAGTACCTGCCGTACCTCCTCGAGTTACTGGAAACGGGGATCCAGATCCCGGAAGTCGCCGCGGTGATGGCGATCCTCGCCTTCTTCCTGCTGGTCAACTACGTCGGCATTCAGATGGCTGCACGGGCCCAGATCGCGCTCGTCGCCGTCCTGATCGCCGGCATGCTGACGTTCATCGTCGGCGGCTTCGCCTCGTTCGATATCGGGAACTTCGAGCCGATGTTCCCCGACGGCGAGGGCCAGCCCTTCGAGGAGGGGCTGGCGCCGTTCTTCCTCGCGATCGTCTTACTGTACATCCCCTTCCAGGGGTTCGCGATGATCATCGAGATCGGCGAGGGACTCGAGAATCCGACGAAGAACATCCCGCGAGTCCTCGCCGTCGGGATGACGTTCGTCGCCGTGCTCTCGATCGCCATCGTCCTCGCGCTGATCGGCGGCGCGTCGTGGGAGGCGGCCGTCGGCCCGGACGGTGAACCCGTCGACGGTGCGCTCGCGGCCGTCGCGGACGCGTTCGGAACCGTCCCGACCGCGGGACTGGTACTCATCGCCGTCGCGGCGCTGGTCGCCGCGGCGACGACCGTGAACACGCTGTACACGTCCTACTCGCGGACGGTCATGCGCGCCTCGCGCGACAACCTCTTGCCCGGCTTCTTCGCCGGGATCCACGATCGGTTCGATACGCCCCACCGGGCGGTCATCTTCATGGGCGTTCCGCCGCTCGCCGTCGCGCCGTTCGTGGGCTACCTCGACGAGCTCACCGGCCCCGCGTTCCTCGACTGGCTGGTCGTCGTCGTCACCGGGACCTTCCTCTCCTTCATGATCGGCGGCATCGCGCTGTGGAACCTCCCGAAGACGTTCCCGCAGCGCTACGAGTACTCGGTCTACAAACTGCCACTGCCGGTGCTCAAGCTGGTCGCGGTCGGGAACGTCCTCGTCTCGTTCGTGTTCATGCTGCTCGTCGCGGCGAGCGCGCCGACGGCGCTGGCGTTCGTGGCCGTCTTCGCGCTCGTCTCGTCGATCGGCTACGTCTACCGCGTCCGATCCTCGACGCAGGCGGGGACCGACCTCCGGAAGGAGATGTCGGTGTTGCACCAGCACGAGGGCGGCGACGGCGAGACCGCCGACCGAACCGACTGACGCGCTGCGAGGCGCCAGTGCCCGTCTCGAGACCGGCTATCGGCCTCGAGCTATCGACGTGAGAGGCGCTCGAGTCGAACGTGGGGACGAAAACGGGCTATTCAGGACTCGGCGTCTCCTCGCGGGAGAGGTACGCCGCCAGATCGGTCGTCGTGACCATGCCGATGACCCCCTCTTCCTCGTCGACGACGGGGAGGTGGTGAAAACCGTGTTCGACCATCGCGTCCGCGGCGTCGCGGATGCTATCCTGGGCCGTGACCGTGACGACGTCCTCGGTCATGTACTCCGAGACCGGCGTCTGGTCCTTCGGTTTGCGCTCGGCGACGATCCGGACGAAGTCGGTGTTCGTCAGGATTCCCTCGAGTCGATTGTCGTCGTCGACGACGACCGCCGACCCGATCCCGTTGTCGAGCATCAGTTGGGCGGTCTCCTCGACGAGCGTGTCCGACGTCACCGTGTGCAGCGACGCGGACATGATGCGTCCGACGAAAATATCCTCCATACACATCTGTACTCTTTATACACTATAAGAATTATCGAAGTCAGTCAGTTCGGCCGGTGCTTGCGGAGGCGGCCCCCCGGGGGCGGCCGAGTTGGAGGCATCCCCGCCCGTCCGAGACGGTGAGCGATCGACGCGGAATGCCGCGACGCCAACGGAGGGGGAGAGTCCAAGTAGCTGGTCTCCGAGAATCGACGTATGGACGTCAGCCAGGCGGTCGTCGAGCGACTGGCGGCCGACGGGATCGACACGGTCTTCGGCATCCCCGGGAAGCAGACGCTGCCGCTGAACGAGGCGATCGGTCGACGGGACGACGTGCGGTACGTGATGGCTCGCCACGAGACCGCGGTCAGCCACCAGGCGTGGGGCTACGCGGAGACCAGCGGCCGGCCGGCGGCGACGGTCGTCGTTCCCGGCCCGGGCGATATGAACGCGATGAACGGGCTGAAGAACGCGTACAACGACTGCACGCCGCTGGTTCACCTCGCCGTCGAGACCGACCCGGAACTCCGCGGCGGCGACGGCATCCACGAGACGCCGCCGGAAACCTACGACACCGTCGTCAAGGCGAACCGACTCGTCGAGGCGCCCGAGCGAACGGCCGTCGTCCTCGAGGAGGCCATCGCGGTCGCGCAGACGCCCCCGAAGGGGCCCGTCCGCGTCGGGATTCCGAAGTCCTTCCTCTCGATGGACGTCCCCGTCGCGACGGCCGGGGAGTACAGTCGGGCGTTCGTCTCGGGCGTCCCGGAGCGCGAGATCGAAACGGCCGCCGACCTGCTCGCCGACGCGAACGAGCCGATCATCGTCGCCGGCGGCGGCGTCCGCGCTGCGGGGGCGAGCGACCACCTCCGGCGCGTCGCGGATCGCCTCGGCGCGCCCGTCGTGGCGACCTACAAGGGGAAGGGCGTCCTCCCCGACGGCGACGGCGGCTGCGTCGCCGGCACGCTCTCGGGGAGTGCGTCGCCGGAACTGCTCGACCTGCTCGCGGACGCCGACGCGGCGCTCGGCGTGGGAACGGACTTCGACGCCGTCGCGACCCGCGCGTGGGACGTCGATGTACCCGGGACGCTGGTCCACGTCACGCTCGCGGCCGACGACCTCGCGACCGGCTACGAGCCGACCGTCGGAATCGTCGCCGACGCCGGCGAGGCGCTGGCGGCCCTCGAGGACGCCCTCGCCGACCGCGAACTCTCGGCTGGCGACGCCGTCGAACGCGCCGCGGCAGTTCGGGCGGCCGCGAGCGACCGACTCGAGGACCTGCGCACTTCGTCGCCGCCGCTCACCTCGGTGGCCGCGCTCGAGGCCGTCCGCGAGGCGGTTCCGCGGGAGGCGATCGTCGCGGCCGACGCCGGCGGCTTTCGGGTCTGGGCGCTGAACGCCTTCGAGGCCGCGGGGCCGCGCTCGTACGTCAATCCGGGCTCGTGGGCGTCGATGGGGACCGGGCTACCCTCGGGGATCGGCGCCCAGCTCGCCAACCCCGACGAGAACGTGGTGGTCCTCACCGGCGACGGCGGGCTCATGATGTGCGTCCACGAACTCCACACGGCCGTCGCCGAGGGGCTCCCGTTGACCGTCGTCGTCTTCGCCAACGCGGACTACGCGATCATCAGCGACGAGGCCGAGCGAAGCTACGACCTCGGGGCCGGCGCCTACGACTGGGCGGACGCCCCCATCGACTTCACCGCGCTGGCCGAGAGTGTCGGAATGCGAGCCGAGCGCGCGGAAACGCCGTCCGAAGTTCGATCGGCCCTCGAGTCCGCCATCGACGCCGACGAACCGACGTTGCTCGAGGTGCCGACGGATCCGGACGAACCGCAGGCCGGCGACTGGATGGCCGAGTAGGACCGCTCGCCCTCTCCCTAGCCCTCCCGCACGCGGAGGGGCGGAAAACCACGTCCGCTTCGCGGCGCACATTTAAGTAGGAAACCGGCTTTACTGCGGGACGTATCACGTGATGGCGTCCCCGTCGTCGACCCTCGAAGGTACCTGCAAACTGCGCGCCGAACCCGCGCCCAGCGACGCGCTCTTCGCGTGGGTCGCCGCGGAGTACGCCGCCCTCGCCGACGAGTACGGACCGCGGAACGTGCTGGTCCTGAAACGCCACCCCGCCGGCCTCGAGCGACTCGTCGAGACGTGTTCCGGCGTCGACGCCGCGGCAGGGCCGCGTTCACCCCGCGTCGAGTCCCTGCCCGAACACGCCTCGAAGGCCCTCGAGGAGTACGACCCGACGCTCGACCGCCTCGAGTACGAGGAGCGTATCGAACTCGTCTCGCTGGTGATCGACGGCGCCAGCCGCTCGGTACCGGCGTATCTGGAACGCGCCGCCGAGCACGAGAGTTTCGCCCGCGACGTCGGGCAACTGCTGCTCGAGGCGACGCGCCAGCGGTTGCGACTCGCCGACGTCGAGGCCGACGATCCCCACGAGTGTCTGGCCTTCCTGTACGCGATGAACGACCGCTTCCACGCGGAACTCGAGGACCGGGGCTACGTCGAACGGGCCGACGTCGTCCCGCGGACCGTCGACCTCCTCGAGTCGAACGCGGACGGCCTCCGGGACCGCGTGACGGAGTCGATCGACGCCGTCCTCGCCGTCGAGTTCGAGGAGTACCGACGCCTCGACCGGCGCTACCTCGCGGCGCTGACCCGGGACGCCGACCTCGTCTGCCTGGGCGAACGTCACGCCAGCGTCGAGCGTACCCGTGTCGAACCCGGTCGGATCGAGGATCTCGTCGGTGACGACCTCGCGGTCGAGGTGCTCGAGGACCCGCTCGGCGAAGACGAGAGCGACGACCGCGGTATCGGACGCCGGAAGCCGTCACATCGGGCGATTACCCGGTTTCTGGCGACCGGCAAGGGACCACAAGAACAGCGACACGGCGGCGAGGGCGACAACGAAAACGAGGGGCCTGACAGAGAAAACGGAGACGGCGGAGACGAACCGAACATCACGGGGCGAGCGCGACGCATCCGGACCCGGACCGCTCGCGAACAGGTCCGGACGGTCGCCACCGAGATTCAGGCGCTACGCGACCGGCACGGCTGGAGTTTCGACGAGTTCGCCGTTGCGGTGCCGCGAATCGAGCGCGTCCCCGAGACGCGAACGCGGCTCCGCGAGGCCGGGGTTCCGACGGCGACGATCGGGACCCCCGCGCTCGCGGAAGACCCGGCGGTCAACGAACTCTACGCGTTCGTCACGCTCCAGTGCGAGCGCGAGCGCGACGGAGACGGAATAGGGGCCGCGACCGGAGACCTCCACGCCGACCGCGGCCGCGACGCGGGCGACCCGCGCGAGGTCTCGCTCGAGCGCCTGCGCGCTCGCGTCGACGACTTCTCGCCGAACCTGCTCGAGGAAACCGCCGGATCGAGCGTCTCCCGGTCGCTCGAGCGGTGGATCCGCCGAACGGATCTGAAGGGGCGAATCGCCCGCGAGGAGGAGTGGATCGACGCCCGCGAGGCGTTCGCCGGAGTCAGCCGGGTGCTCGAGATCGCCCGCTTCGTCGAGGAGACGGACCTCGTCGGGCCGGACTGGCAGGGGTTACGCCGGATGCTCCGGCGGACGATCCAGTACGACGCGCCCTACGTCCACGCCGTCGAGACGCAGCCGCCGACCGGCGGCGTCACGGTCTGTGCCGCCGCCGACCTGAAGTACGACTCGCGGGAGGCCGTCTTCCTGCTGGACCTGACCGACGACACCTACCCCGGCGAGCAGTTCCTGACGCAACTGTTCCCGACGGCGTGGCTGCGCGAGATGGAAACCTATCCGGCGGTCACTGATCCCGACCCCAGCGACATCGCGGAGACGTTCGCGACCGTCGACAGGGAGGCCGTCGGCGATCCCTTCGAGACCTACCACGCACAGCGCGCACGCCGGCGCCTCGCGCTCGGCGCCCGCGCCGCGCGCAGTCACCTGTACTGCTGTTCCTACGAGCGCGGCGCCGGCGGCCTGCGCCGGACGTTCGACGAGTCGCGCTACCTGCAACTGATCGACGCGGCGCCGGGCCTCGACCTCGAGGACGTCTCGACCGAGACGGGGGCGGCGATCCACGGCGAGCGGAACGCTCTCGAGGCGCTGCTCGACCAGCCCCGCGGCGAACTCGAGCGGATCCTGCGGGAGGCGAGCACCGGCGGCGAGGCCGATCTGGGCGCGACCGAGGAACTGTTCGAGGAGATCGCGGTCGTGCTCGAGGAGGGCGACGTGGACCCCGAACTCGCGGAAGCGGTGCGCTCGCAGTTCGAGTTCGCCGCGGGAGAGGTGATCCGCGATGACTGACGGGAGCGTCGAGGGCGGACAGGAGCGGTCACGAATCGACGCCCTCTCGGTAGACGGCCTCGCGACCGCGCTCCACTGCCCCCGCCGGTTCGAGTTCGCCCACGTCGACGGCCTCGAGGGCGACGGTGACGACGGGCCGACCGCGGATCGCGTCGCGCTCCTGCGAACGGCCATCTGCGACGCGCTCCGGCGGGGCGAGACCG
It encodes the following:
- a CDS encoding APC family permease — its product is MGVGAAIALLIGTALGMSIFLVPTQMAAEAGPSIVIAILVAIIPMSLGVLQLLQLGGAIPVAGGAYVYGSRLVGPYWGFLNIMLPVVAVWAYLLFAALGFAQYLPYLLELLETGIQIPEVAAVMAILAFFLLVNYVGIQMAARAQIALVAVLIAGMLTFIVGGFASFDIGNFEPMFPDGEGQPFEEGLAPFFLAIVLLYIPFQGFAMIIEIGEGLENPTKNIPRVLAVGMTFVAVLSIAIVLALIGGASWEAAVGPDGEPVDGALAAVADAFGTVPTAGLVLIAVAALVAAATTVNTLYTSYSRTVMRASRDNLLPGFFAGIHDRFDTPHRAVIFMGVPPLAVAPFVGYLDELTGPAFLDWLVVVVTGTFLSFMIGGIALWNLPKTFPQRYEYSVYKLPLPVLKLVAVGNVLVSFVFMLLVAASAPTALAFVAVFALVSSIGYVYRVRSSTQAGTDLRKEMSVLHQHEGGDGETADRTD
- a CDS encoding CBS domain-containing protein codes for the protein MEDIFVGRIMSASLHTVTSDTLVEETAQLMLDNGIGSAVVVDDDNRLEGILTNTDFVRIVAERKPKDQTPVSEYMTEDVVTVTAQDSIRDAADAMVEHGFHHLPVVDEEEGVIGMVTTTDLAAYLSREETPSPE
- a CDS encoding thiamine pyrophosphate-binding protein, with the protein product MDVSQAVVERLAADGIDTVFGIPGKQTLPLNEAIGRRDDVRYVMARHETAVSHQAWGYAETSGRPAATVVVPGPGDMNAMNGLKNAYNDCTPLVHLAVETDPELRGGDGIHETPPETYDTVVKANRLVEAPERTAVVLEEAIAVAQTPPKGPVRVGIPKSFLSMDVPVATAGEYSRAFVSGVPEREIETAADLLADANEPIIVAGGGVRAAGASDHLRRVADRLGAPVVATYKGKGVLPDGDGGCVAGTLSGSASPELLDLLADADAALGVGTDFDAVATRAWDVDVPGTLVHVTLAADDLATGYEPTVGIVADAGEALAALEDALADRELSAGDAVERAAAVRAAASDRLEDLRTSSPPLTSVAALEAVREAVPREAIVAADAGGFRVWALNAFEAAGPRSYVNPGSWASMGTGLPSGIGAQLANPDENVVVLTGDGGLMMCVHELHTAVAEGLPLTVVVFANADYAIISDEAERSYDLGAGAYDWADAPIDFTALAESVGMRAERAETPSEVRSALESAIDADEPTLLEVPTDPDEPQAGDWMAE